The following proteins are encoded in a genomic region of Balaenoptera ricei isolate mBalRic1 chromosome 14, mBalRic1.hap2, whole genome shotgun sequence:
- the AKAIN1 gene encoding A-kinase anchor protein inhibitor 1 encodes MNDAAVNMGVQTSLQDTDFISFGYVPRSRIAGSYGEKPGSEPEEAKLQIASKQIVQNAILRAVQQVSQESRQREARAGDTPRGSFRPGAGELTQKHEKK; translated from the exons atgaatgatgctgcagtgaacatgggggtgcagacatctcttcaagatactgatttcatttcctttggatatgtacccagaagcagaattgctggatcatatg GTGAGAAACCTGGAAGTGAGCCTGAAGAGGCGAAGCTGCAGATCGCCAGCAAACAGATCGTGCAGAATGCCATCCTGCGGGCTGTGCAGCAGGTCTCCCAGGAGAGTCGGCAGAGGGAAGCCAGGGCTGGCGACACTCCCCGGGGCAGCTTCCGGCCGGGCGCGGGGGAATTAACCCAGAAGCATGAAAAGAAGTAA